One Amorphoplanes digitatis genomic window carries:
- a CDS encoding VOC family protein — MSEPRLDHAGLSVRDLGAAADWYCAAFGYARELELRVDPIDLDIVMLIHRAHGDRLELLHRAGSAPGPRADGPAEAALSHGLGHVAFDVDDLDAAFARIVGLGARPVMTPRPSPEPGVRMAYLADPEGNLVELLSRDARR; from the coding sequence ATGAGTGAGCCGCGCCTGGACCACGCCGGGCTGTCGGTGCGCGACCTCGGCGCCGCCGCCGACTGGTACTGCGCCGCCTTCGGCTACGCCCGCGAGCTGGAGCTGCGGGTCGATCCGATCGACCTCGACATCGTGATGCTGATACACCGGGCGCACGGCGACCGGCTGGAGCTGCTGCACCGCGCCGGCTCCGCGCCCGGCCCGCGCGCCGACGGGCCCGCCGAGGCCGCGCTCTCCCACGGCCTCGGGCACGTCGCGTTCGACGTCGACGACCTCGACGCGGCCTTCGCGCGGATCGTCGGCCTCGGCGCCCGGCCGGTGATGACGCCGCGTCCCTCGCCGGAGCCGGGCGTGCGCATGGCGTACCTGGCGGACCCGGAGGGCAACCTGGTCGAGCTGCTGTCCCGGGACGCGCGGCGATGA
- a CDS encoding NAD(P)H-dependent oxidoreductase, protein MRTLGLGCGEPGGSAEILLTAALRAAGDAELVRLSDLSTDDDLWWLWERLVECDGLIVSTPIMTRTIAARLKSVIDRLLGPNADAAIVEHLVAVRRGGTEPAVPFRVDERVLKPRVAGFLAVGGSLTPQWKTLALPLLHSTAFSMHIAVVDQVAFGGAGTPRSILLDDAALARAARLGANVAAQLGVPFDEARYLGEPGLCPMCHLNVVELNGTDVACATCGCAGELGDGGTVRWTGLASSVISMAEKRAHAREIQDTAAAHAGARAEIDARAAAFGTFARVVRP, encoded by the coding sequence ATGAGGACGCTCGGCCTCGGCTGCGGCGAGCCGGGCGGCAGCGCCGAGATCCTGCTGACCGCCGCCCTGCGCGCGGCCGGCGACGCGGAGCTGGTCCGGCTCAGCGACCTGAGCACCGACGACGACCTCTGGTGGCTCTGGGAACGCCTCGTCGAGTGCGACGGCCTGATCGTCAGCACGCCGATCATGACCCGGACCATCGCGGCCCGCCTCAAGTCGGTGATCGACCGGCTGCTCGGGCCGAACGCCGACGCGGCCATCGTCGAGCACCTCGTCGCGGTCCGCCGCGGCGGCACCGAACCGGCAGTGCCGTTCCGGGTGGACGAGCGGGTGCTCAAGCCGCGGGTGGCCGGCTTCCTCGCCGTCGGCGGCTCGCTCACCCCGCAGTGGAAGACCCTCGCGCTGCCGCTGCTGCACAGCACCGCGTTCTCCATGCACATCGCCGTGGTCGACCAGGTCGCGTTCGGCGGCGCCGGCACCCCGCGGTCGATCCTGCTGGACGACGCGGCCCTGGCGCGCGCGGCCCGCCTCGGCGCCAACGTCGCGGCCCAGCTCGGCGTGCCGTTCGACGAGGCGCGCTACCTCGGCGAGCCGGGGCTGTGCCCGATGTGCCATCTCAACGTCGTCGAGCTCAACGGCACCGACGTCGCGTGCGCGACCTGTGGCTGCGCGGGGGAGCTGGGTGACGGCGGCACGGTCCGCTGGACCGGCCTCGCCTCGTCGGTGATCTCGATGGCCGAGAAGCGCGCGCACGCCCGCGAGATCCAGGACACCGCCGCCGCGCACGCAGGGGCCCGCGCCGAGATCGACGCGCGGGCCGCGGCGTTCGGCACGTTCGCGCGCGTGGTGCGCCCGTGA
- a CDS encoding family 78 glycoside hydrolase catalytic domain — translation MTPYGLRVEHLDHPLGILTAAPRLSWRLPPGATGQRAYRIRTGNGWDTGPVVGSRSLLVGYEGPALRSAERVTWQVKVWTDRGESDWSAPGWFETGLLHAGDWRQDWIEPGAPLLRTAFTGRPTRLYLTAHGVYEAFVNGERVGDAELTPGFTQYRSRLQVQTYDIAALVRPGENVLAVVLSGGWWCGQTGALRATRQWGTRVAVLAQFDDGAIGPWRCARGHLTSADLIAGQRVDLTALPLGWTAPGFDDSGWDDAPVARHGYDTLVDSPAPPVRRVEEIVPVAITRPRPGRQVIDLGQNINGWIRLGRLGPAGTRITLTHGEHLDAGGELTTGHLRPAFPFLPAPLPAGMVDEVVSAGRAGEAFEPRHTTHGFRYVQVDGHPGELTPGDVRGVVVHTDLRRTGWFSCGDPRMHRLHEAALWGVRGNVCDIPTDCPQRERAGWTGDWQLFVPTAAFLYDVAGFSTKWLRDVAADQWADGTVANMSPCPPAEGPASPAAALHGSAGWGDAVVIVPWELYRQYADERILAEMWPAMVAWLDRAERMARTGRHPDRAAARPVPAPHEQYLWDTGFHWGEWLVPGEDPPPFDAMLTADHGDVATAYLARSAALMARIAAVLGRDGDARRYATLRERAVDAWRREFLDPRGRLTPDTQANLVRALAFDLVPEELRPAVADRLVELIRLAGTHLATGFLATPYLLPVLADAGHCDVAFELLLRDTEPSWLTMLDRGATTMWEHWNGVDADGVAHHSLNHYAKGAVVSFLHRYVAGLVPVDPAYRRFRVRPHPGGGITWAEAVHESPYGRIKVRWELDSEFVLHVTVPPGCTAEAILPDGTTLSLGPGSHTRTARPR, via the coding sequence GTGACCCCGTACGGGCTGCGGGTCGAGCACCTCGACCATCCGCTGGGCATACTCACCGCGGCGCCGCGCCTGTCGTGGCGCCTGCCGCCCGGGGCGACCGGGCAGCGGGCGTACAGGATCCGCACCGGGAACGGCTGGGACACCGGGCCGGTCGTGGGCTCGCGCAGCCTGCTGGTCGGCTACGAGGGGCCCGCGCTGCGCTCGGCCGAGCGCGTCACCTGGCAGGTCAAGGTCTGGACCGACCGGGGCGAGAGCGACTGGTCGGCGCCGGGATGGTTCGAGACGGGCCTGCTCCACGCCGGGGACTGGCGACAGGACTGGATCGAGCCGGGCGCCCCGCTGCTGCGCACCGCGTTCACCGGCCGCCCGACCCGGCTCTATCTCACCGCGCACGGCGTCTACGAGGCGTTCGTCAACGGCGAGCGGGTCGGCGACGCGGAGCTGACGCCCGGCTTCACGCAGTACCGCTCGCGGTTGCAGGTGCAGACCTACGACATCGCCGCGCTGGTGCGGCCCGGCGAGAACGTGCTCGCGGTGGTGCTGTCCGGCGGCTGGTGGTGCGGCCAGACCGGCGCGCTGCGCGCGACACGGCAGTGGGGTACCCGGGTCGCGGTGCTGGCGCAGTTCGACGACGGCGCGATCGGTCCGTGGCGGTGCGCGCGCGGGCACCTCACGAGCGCCGACCTCATCGCCGGCCAGCGCGTCGACCTCACCGCGCTGCCGCTCGGCTGGACCGCGCCGGGCTTCGACGACTCCGGCTGGGACGACGCCCCGGTGGCCCGCCACGGCTACGACACCCTGGTGGACTCGCCGGCGCCGCCGGTGCGCCGGGTCGAGGAGATCGTGCCGGTCGCGATCACCCGGCCGCGCCCCGGCCGGCAGGTGATCGACCTCGGGCAGAACATCAACGGCTGGATCAGGCTGGGGCGCCTCGGTCCGGCCGGCACCCGGATCACGCTGACCCACGGCGAGCACCTGGACGCCGGCGGGGAGCTGACCACCGGCCATCTCCGGCCGGCGTTCCCGTTCCTGCCCGCGCCGCTGCCGGCCGGCATGGTCGACGAGGTGGTGTCCGCGGGCCGGGCGGGCGAGGCCTTCGAGCCGCGGCACACCACGCACGGCTTCCGGTACGTGCAGGTGGACGGGCATCCCGGTGAGCTGACGCCCGGCGACGTGCGCGGCGTCGTCGTGCACACCGACCTGCGGCGCACCGGCTGGTTCTCGTGCGGCGACCCGCGCATGCACCGGCTGCACGAGGCGGCGCTCTGGGGCGTACGCGGAAACGTCTGCGACATCCCCACCGACTGCCCGCAGCGGGAACGCGCGGGCTGGACCGGCGACTGGCAGCTCTTCGTGCCGACCGCGGCGTTCCTCTACGACGTGGCCGGCTTCAGCACCAAGTGGCTGCGGGACGTGGCGGCCGACCAGTGGGCCGACGGAACCGTGGCGAACATGAGCCCGTGCCCGCCCGCCGAGGGGCCGGCGTCCCCGGCGGCGGCGCTGCACGGCTCGGCCGGCTGGGGCGACGCGGTGGTCATCGTGCCGTGGGAGCTGTACCGCCAGTACGCCGACGAGCGGATCCTCGCCGAGATGTGGCCGGCGATGGTGGCCTGGCTCGATCGCGCGGAGCGGATGGCGCGCACCGGTCGGCACCCGGATCGCGCGGCGGCCCGGCCGGTGCCCGCGCCGCACGAGCAGTACCTCTGGGACACCGGATTCCACTGGGGTGAGTGGCTGGTGCCGGGGGAGGACCCGCCGCCCTTCGACGCGATGCTGACCGCCGACCACGGCGACGTCGCGACGGCGTACCTGGCCCGCTCCGCGGCCCTGATGGCGCGGATCGCGGCCGTGCTCGGCCGCGACGGCGACGCCCGCCGCTACGCGACGCTGCGCGAGCGGGCGGTCGACGCCTGGCGGCGCGAGTTCCTCGATCCGCGTGGCCGGCTCACCCCCGACACCCAGGCCAATCTGGTACGCGCGCTGGCGTTCGACCTCGTGCCGGAGGAGCTGCGCCCGGCGGTGGCCGACCGCCTGGTCGAGCTGATCCGCCTCGCCGGCACCCACCTCGCCACCGGCTTCCTGGCCACGCCGTACCTGCTGCCCGTGCTGGCCGACGCCGGGCACTGCGACGTCGCCTTCGAGCTGCTCCTGCGGGACACCGAGCCGTCCTGGCTGACCATGCTCGACCGCGGCGCGACGACAATGTGGGAGCACTGGAACGGCGTCGACGCCGACGGCGTGGCACACCATTCGCTGAACCACTACGCCAAGGGCGCGGTCGTCTCGTTCCTGCACCGCTACGTCGCGGGCCTGGTGCCCGTCGATCCGGCATACCGCCGCTTCCGCGTGCGCCCGCACCCCGGCGGCGGCATCACCTGGGCCGAGGCCGTGCACGAGTCGCCGTACGGCCGGATCAAGGTGCGGTGGGAGCTGGACTCCGAGTTCGTCCTGCACGTGACCGTCCCGCCCGGCTGCACCGCCGAGGCGATCCTGCCGGACGGGACGACGCTGAGCCTCGGCCCGGGTAGCCACACCCGGACCGCGCGGCCCCGCTAG
- a CDS encoding VOC family protein → MTNEVTVPLLPCASIDDIVAFYGVLGFSTTYKQRTPNACVGLRREDLHLQFFEIAGFDPEQSYGSCIVLTSDIAELHRAFAVGMRAAYGKVLVSGMPRMTRPRARKNADGVGGFSVIDPGGNWIRVFQNAATMPTPAPAPAGRLAKALASAVVLADSKGDVGQAARILDSALARPRADDDPVTHVEVLVYRAELAMALDDRETATEMLARVEHIALNADETGRAAPAFEIAADLAAAL, encoded by the coding sequence ATGACCAACGAGGTAACCGTTCCGCTGCTGCCCTGCGCGTCGATCGACGACATCGTCGCCTTCTACGGGGTTCTCGGCTTCAGCACCACGTACAAGCAGCGCACACCCAACGCCTGCGTGGGTCTGCGACGTGAAGACCTGCACCTGCAGTTCTTCGAGATCGCCGGGTTCGACCCGGAGCAGTCCTACGGCTCCTGCATCGTGCTCACCTCGGACATCGCGGAACTGCACCGGGCTTTCGCCGTCGGCATGCGGGCCGCGTACGGCAAGGTCCTGGTGTCCGGAATGCCGCGGATGACCCGGCCCAGGGCTCGAAAGAACGCCGACGGGGTGGGCGGATTCAGCGTCATCGACCCGGGCGGCAACTGGATCCGCGTCTTCCAGAACGCCGCCACGATGCCCACGCCGGCACCCGCACCCGCCGGGCGACTCGCGAAAGCGCTGGCGAGCGCCGTCGTGCTGGCCGACTCCAAGGGCGACGTCGGCCAGGCGGCCCGCATCCTCGACAGCGCGTTGGCTCGCCCGCGGGCCGACGATGACCCCGTCACACACGTCGAGGTTCTGGTGTACCGCGCAGAGCTGGCGATGGCGCTCGATGACCGGGAAACCGCAACGGAGATGCTGGCCCGCGTCGAGCACATCGCGCTGAACGCGGACGAGACCGGAAGGGCGGCACCGGCCTTCGAGATCGCCGCCGACCTGGCAGCGGCACTGTGA
- a CDS encoding TetR/AcrR family transcriptional regulator — MAGRQGDTKAEIRRVAMELFTEQGYEATSLREIAERLGVTKAALYYHFRSKEDIVRSLFGDHLAALDELIAWAKTQTPGPRLRTEVIDRMLRLSVEHGRRAMQFALANQHVVRDLHPGKENVHERLNTLFEAITDPDATVQEALRTRVALLSINLTMFAAQGLDATDEQVEAAAREIAHRLAAEAAHG, encoded by the coding sequence GTGGCAGGACGGCAGGGCGACACCAAGGCGGAGATCCGGCGGGTGGCCATGGAATTGTTCACCGAGCAGGGCTACGAGGCCACCTCGCTGCGGGAGATAGCCGAGCGCCTCGGTGTGACCAAGGCCGCACTTTATTACCACTTCCGCAGCAAGGAAGACATCGTCCGCTCCCTGTTCGGCGACCACCTGGCCGCCCTGGACGAGTTGATCGCGTGGGCGAAGACACAGACGCCCGGCCCGCGGCTGCGCACCGAGGTCATCGACCGGATGCTGCGCCTGAGCGTCGAGCACGGCCGGCGGGCCATGCAGTTCGCCCTCGCCAACCAGCACGTCGTCCGGGACCTGCATCCCGGCAAGGAGAACGTGCACGAGCGGTTGAACACCCTGTTCGAGGCCATCACCGACCCGGACGCCACGGTGCAGGAGGCGCTGCGCACCCGGGTCGCGCTGCTCAGCATCAACCTGACCATGTTCGCCGCGCAGGGCCTCGACGCCACCGACGAACAGGTCGAGGCCGCCGCCCGCGAGATCGCACACCGGCTCGCGGCCGAGGCCGCCCACGGCTAG
- a CDS encoding MDR family MFS transporter produces MSGLVIAMLLAMLDNMIVAPALPTIVGDLGGLNHLAWVTTGYILASTVATPIWGKLGDLLGRRITFISSIAVFLIGSVLCGLSQDMGQLIGFRALQGLGAGGLMVGVMAVLAEIVPPRDRGKYQGVMMAVMPIAMIGGPLVGGFITDNLSWRWAFYVNLPLGVAALAVCWFTLAKLPRRGAGKVRIDWTGSALLTTWITALVLITSWGGTEYEWASPQIIGLAVVTVLAFIAFVIVERRVVEPIMPLSVFRNRNFTLAGTLSFIVGFAMFGGMTFLPQFQQFVQGASATNSGLLLMPMMISMMVTSLAGGALISKTGHYRALPIVGTVLMAAGLALFATMGTDTSKTLTSLYMVVLGAGMGCLMQTTMLIAQNSAPLRDVGAATGAATFLRNMGGSLGVSLLGSVYANTLTDTITAEAGSGAASGSAARMTPELLRSLPDAARHLFQQAVTDGVGAVFTWAAVIAATGLLIALAIRHVPLRGFADAKEQPAPAEEQVAAAV; encoded by the coding sequence ATGAGTGGCCTGGTCATCGCGATGTTGCTGGCCATGCTCGACAACATGATCGTGGCACCCGCCCTGCCGACGATCGTGGGTGACCTGGGCGGTCTCAACCACCTGGCCTGGGTGACCACCGGCTACATCCTCGCCTCGACCGTGGCCACCCCGATCTGGGGCAAGCTCGGCGACCTGCTCGGGCGCCGCATCACCTTCATCTCGTCGATCGCGGTCTTCCTGATCGGCTCCGTGCTGTGCGGTCTGTCACAGGACATGGGTCAGCTGATCGGCTTCCGCGCCCTCCAGGGCCTCGGCGCCGGCGGCCTCATGGTCGGCGTCATGGCGGTACTGGCCGAGATCGTGCCGCCCCGTGACCGGGGCAAGTACCAGGGCGTGATGATGGCCGTGATGCCGATCGCCATGATCGGTGGCCCGCTGGTCGGCGGCTTCATCACCGACAACCTCAGCTGGCGCTGGGCCTTCTACGTCAACCTGCCGCTCGGCGTCGCCGCCCTCGCGGTGTGCTGGTTCACCCTGGCCAAGCTTCCCCGCCGTGGCGCCGGCAAGGTGCGCATCGACTGGACCGGGTCGGCGCTGCTCACCACCTGGATCACCGCACTCGTGCTGATCACCAGCTGGGGCGGCACCGAGTACGAGTGGGCCTCCCCGCAGATCATCGGCCTGGCCGTGGTGACCGTGCTCGCCTTCATCGCGTTCGTGATCGTCGAGCGCCGGGTCGTCGAGCCGATCATGCCGCTCTCGGTCTTCCGCAACCGCAACTTCACCCTCGCCGGCACGCTCAGCTTCATCGTCGGCTTCGCGATGTTCGGCGGCATGACCTTCCTGCCCCAGTTCCAGCAGTTCGTGCAGGGCGCGTCGGCCACCAACAGCGGGCTGCTGCTGATGCCGATGATGATCTCCATGATGGTGACCTCGCTCGCCGGCGGCGCCCTGATCAGCAAGACCGGCCACTACCGGGCCCTGCCGATCGTCGGCACCGTCCTGATGGCGGCCGGCCTGGCCCTGTTCGCCACCATGGGCACCGACACCTCGAAGACGCTCACGTCCCTCTACATGGTCGTGCTCGGCGCGGGCATGGGCTGCCTCATGCAGACCACCATGCTGATCGCCCAGAACAGCGCGCCGCTGCGCGACGTCGGCGCGGCCACCGGCGCGGCCACCTTCCTGCGCAACATGGGCGGCTCGCTGGGCGTCTCCCTGCTGGGCTCGGTCTACGCCAACACCCTCACCGACACCATCACGGCGGAAGCCGGCTCCGGCGCCGCCTCGGGTTCGGCGGCGCGGATGACGCCCGAACTGCTCCGTAGCCTGCCGGACGCCGCCCGGCACCTGTTCCAGCAGGCGGTCACCGACGGCGTCGGCGCGGTCTTCACCTGGGCCGCCGTCATCGCCGCCACCGGGCTGCTGATCGCCCTGGCGATCCGTCACGTGCCGCTGCGCGGCTTCGCCGACGCCAAGGAGCAGCCCGCGCCCGCCGAGGAGCAGGTCGCCGCCGCCGTCTGA
- a CDS encoding MAB_1171c family putative transporter: protein MSKVIYPVVAFFSLVALAYKIPPLLRDPGSPTRRALVAMLACLAWAPLVNTPFVYARFDALTGVPNLARLIAHYGIIGFALSVQLLLLYWTVERPPPRSTWIRFGAVAAAVVAMAVFFVLAPLDTSVTTGFTARYGDAPYMAAYMLVYLGYFVVVLVDILRLALRYTGLTRQPFLRIGLRLVSYGAVFGLAYGLEKAFYIAARNTGYEPIPERVQEQLSPLLTGPGCVLMLIGFTIPSWGPRVAAAGVWVRRLRTYRRLYPLWRLLYEATPEIAFDPGPLRDVEFRLVRRVVEIRDGWLALRPYFDARVAREAAGRCGQQGRERQEAVHAAVLVAAVRAKARDERPAELYTADPQGGTDIAEETDQLLRIAARLRASDTARPAAVAELGVAG from the coding sequence GTGTCCAAGGTGATCTACCCGGTCGTCGCCTTCTTCTCCCTGGTCGCGCTCGCGTACAAGATCCCGCCGCTGCTGCGCGATCCGGGCAGCCCCACCCGGCGCGCGCTCGTGGCCATGCTGGCGTGCCTCGCCTGGGCTCCGCTGGTCAACACGCCGTTCGTCTACGCGCGCTTCGACGCGCTGACCGGGGTGCCGAACCTGGCCCGCCTGATCGCCCACTACGGGATCATCGGCTTCGCGTTGTCGGTGCAGTTGCTCCTGCTGTATTGGACGGTCGAGCGCCCGCCGCCGCGGAGCACCTGGATCCGTTTCGGCGCGGTGGCCGCGGCCGTCGTGGCCATGGCGGTCTTCTTCGTGCTCGCGCCCCTCGACACCTCGGTGACCACCGGTTTCACCGCCCGGTACGGCGACGCCCCGTACATGGCCGCGTACATGCTGGTGTATCTCGGATACTTCGTGGTCGTGCTCGTCGACATCCTGCGCCTGGCGTTGCGTTACACGGGCCTCACCCGGCAGCCGTTCCTGCGCATCGGGCTGCGGCTGGTCAGCTACGGTGCGGTCTTCGGCCTCGCGTACGGTCTCGAGAAGGCCTTCTACATCGCGGCACGCAACACCGGATACGAGCCGATACCGGAGCGGGTGCAGGAGCAGCTGTCACCCCTGCTCACCGGGCCGGGCTGCGTGCTCATGCTGATCGGGTTCACCATTCCTTCGTGGGGGCCGCGGGTTGCCGCCGCCGGCGTGTGGGTGCGGCGGCTGCGCACGTACCGGCGGCTGTATCCGCTGTGGAGGCTCCTGTACGAGGCGACGCCGGAGATCGCCTTCGACCCGGGGCCCCTGCGCGACGTCGAGTTCCGGCTGGTCCGGCGGGTCGTGGAGATCCGGGACGGCTGGCTCGCGCTGCGGCCGTACTTCGACGCCCGGGTCGCCCGCGAGGCGGCCGGCCGGTGCGGGCAGCAGGGCCGGGAGCGGCAGGAGGCCGTGCACGCGGCGGTGCTCGTCGCGGCGGTACGGGCGAAGGCGAGGGACGAGCGGCCGGCGGAGCTGTACACCGCCGACCCGCAGGGTGGCACGGACATCGCGGAGGAGACCGACCAGCTGCTGCGCATCGCCGCGCGGCTGCGGGCCTCCGACACGGCCCGGCCGGCGGCCGTGGCGGAGCTGGGGGTGGCAGGGTGA
- a CDS encoding cytochrome P450 family protein, translated as MATVALPISEAFLSDPFPFYDRLRDAAPVCRAELPDGAPAWLVTRYAEVRALLADPRLSVDKSNGDGSWRGFSLPPALDANLLNMDPPDHTRIRRLVSQAFTPRRVENLRPRVQETADALLDAVEGRGEADLVRDYAGPLPVAVISDLLGVPVPDREDFRSWTDAMVSPPRQDRREAARAVGAIHAYLEKLLAAKRAEPADDLLSALIAARDDGDRLTEDELTSLAFLLLFAGYENTVHAIGTSLFTLLRTSAFPADPAGLESTIEELLRYEPPAPVILRRFATEDIEITGAVVPRGETVLLVVGAANRDPAAFPAPGEVRPGRSGAHLTFGHGVHYCLAAPLARIELEVAIGTVGRRFPGLRLAVAADEVRWRPSYRTRGLVALPVILG; from the coding sequence ATGGCCACGGTTGCGCTGCCGATCTCCGAGGCGTTCCTCAGCGACCCCTTCCCGTTCTACGACCGGCTCCGCGACGCGGCACCGGTCTGCCGCGCGGAACTGCCCGACGGGGCACCGGCCTGGCTGGTGACCCGCTACGCGGAGGTCCGCGCGCTGCTCGCCGACCCTCGGCTGTCGGTGGACAAGAGCAACGGCGACGGCAGCTGGCGGGGCTTCTCGCTGCCGCCGGCGCTGGACGCGAACCTGCTGAACATGGATCCGCCCGACCACACCCGAATCCGCAGGCTGGTGTCACAGGCGTTCACCCCGCGCCGGGTGGAGAACCTGCGCCCGCGCGTCCAGGAGACCGCCGACGCCCTGCTGGACGCGGTCGAGGGGCGGGGCGAGGCGGACCTCGTCCGCGACTACGCCGGCCCGCTGCCCGTTGCGGTCATCTCCGACCTGCTGGGCGTGCCGGTGCCGGACCGCGAGGACTTCCGGTCCTGGACGGACGCGATGGTCAGCCCGCCGCGGCAGGACCGCCGGGAGGCGGCGCGGGCCGTCGGCGCCATCCACGCGTACCTCGAGAAGCTGCTCGCGGCCAAGCGCGCCGAGCCGGCCGACGACCTGCTCTCCGCGTTGATCGCCGCCCGGGACGACGGTGACCGCCTCACCGAGGACGAGCTGACCTCCCTGGCGTTCCTGCTGCTGTTCGCCGGCTACGAGAACACCGTGCACGCCATCGGCACGTCACTGTTCACGCTGCTGCGCACGTCCGCGTTCCCGGCCGACCCGGCGGGGCTGGAATCCACCATCGAGGAGCTGCTGCGGTACGAACCGCCCGCTCCCGTGATCCTGCGGCGCTTCGCGACCGAGGACATCGAGATCACCGGCGCGGTGGTGCCCAGGGGCGAGACCGTGCTCCTGGTCGTCGGCGCGGCCAACCGCGACCCCGCCGCGTTCCCCGCTCCCGGCGAGGTGCGGCCGGGGCGCTCCGGCGCGCACCTCACCTTCGGCCACGGCGTGCACTACTGCCTGGCGGCCCCGCTGGCCCGCATCGAGCTGGAGGTGGCCATCGGCACGGTGGGGCGCCGCTTCCCCGGGCTACGGCTGGCCGTCGCCGCCGACGAGGTCCGCTGGCGGCCGTCCTACCGCACCCGCGGCCTCGTCGCCCTGCCGGTGATCCTGGGCTGA
- a CDS encoding arabinofuranosidase catalytic domain-containing protein, whose amino-acid sequence MDFRYPRRLWRTALAAVASATLVTSVFVLPGAAQAAGTLSCDIYASGGTPCVAAHSTTRALFGAYGGSLYQVRRWSDGATANIGVLSAGGYANAAAQDSFCSGTYCTIVRIYDQTSRHNDLTIAPGGGANPTADQGSNAAALPVTAGGHKVYGVYISAGNGYRNNATNGVATGSAPEGMYMVTEGTHTNNRCCFDYGNAETNNMDTGNGDMDAIYFGTLCWFSPCAGGPRVAADLENGLFAGGNGSWTSNTGRSSAFVTAVLKNNGTSTYAIKDGNAQSGGLATRYNGALPTQAGYNPMTKQGAIILGIGGDNSNGSVGSFFEGVMTSGYPSDATENAVQANIVSVGYTKSVTFPVNGATYRITNLTSGKVLDAVNCGTANGTAIDQWQSLGNTCQQWRFTNVGANKWTITNVNAGKVLDAVNCGQALGTAVNLWSSLGNLCQQWAVIPAGNGRYELVVENSGMVLDNTNCGTANGTTARLWMWFNNTCQLWSIAP is encoded by the coding sequence ATGGACTTTCGGTATCCGCGCCGGCTGTGGCGGACGGCCCTCGCGGCCGTCGCCTCGGCGACGCTCGTCACGTCGGTGTTCGTCCTGCCGGGAGCCGCGCAGGCGGCCGGCACCCTGTCCTGCGACATCTACGCGAGCGGCGGCACACCCTGCGTCGCGGCGCACAGCACCACCCGCGCGCTCTTCGGCGCCTACGGCGGATCCCTCTACCAGGTACGCCGCTGGTCCGACGGCGCGACGGCCAACATCGGCGTGCTCAGCGCCGGCGGTTACGCCAACGCGGCGGCGCAGGACTCCTTCTGCTCGGGCACGTACTGCACCATCGTGCGCATCTACGACCAGACGTCGCGGCACAACGACCTGACGATCGCGCCCGGCGGCGGCGCCAACCCCACGGCAGACCAGGGCTCGAACGCGGCGGCCCTGCCCGTGACGGCGGGCGGCCACAAGGTGTACGGCGTCTACATCTCGGCCGGCAACGGCTACCGCAACAACGCGACCAACGGCGTCGCCACCGGCAGCGCGCCCGAGGGCATGTACATGGTGACCGAGGGGACGCACACCAACAACCGGTGCTGCTTCGACTACGGCAACGCCGAGACCAACAACATGGACACCGGCAACGGCGACATGGACGCGATCTACTTCGGCACGCTGTGCTGGTTCTCGCCGTGCGCGGGCGGGCCGCGCGTCGCGGCGGACCTCGAGAACGGCCTGTTCGCCGGCGGCAACGGCTCCTGGACCTCGAACACCGGGCGGAGCAGCGCATTCGTGACGGCGGTGCTGAAGAACAACGGCACCTCCACGTACGCCATCAAGGACGGCAACGCGCAGTCCGGCGGCCTGGCCACCCGGTACAACGGGGCGCTGCCGACCCAGGCGGGCTACAACCCGATGACCAAGCAGGGCGCGATCATCCTCGGCATCGGCGGCGACAACAGCAACGGCTCGGTCGGCTCGTTCTTCGAGGGCGTCATGACCAGCGGCTATCCGAGCGACGCCACCGAGAACGCGGTGCAGGCGAACATCGTCTCGGTCGGCTACACCAAGAGCGTCACGTTCCCGGTGAACGGCGCGACGTACCGGATCACGAACCTCACCAGCGGCAAGGTCCTCGACGCGGTCAACTGCGGCACGGCCAACGGCACGGCGATCGACCAGTGGCAGTCGCTGGGCAACACCTGCCAGCAGTGGCGCTTCACCAACGTCGGCGCGAACAAGTGGACGATCACCAACGTCAACGCCGGCAAGGTGCTCGACGCGGTCAACTGCGGGCAGGCCCTGGGCACGGCGGTCAACCTGTGGTCGTCGCTGGGCAACCTGTGCCAGCAGTGGGCGGTCATCCCGGCCGGCAACGGCCGGTACGAACTGGTGGTCGAGAACAGCGGCATGGTGCTGGACAACACGAACTGCGGCACGGCCAACGGCACGACGGCACGCCTCTGGATGTGGTTCAACAACACCTGCCAGCTCTGGTCGATCGCGCCCTGA